A single genomic interval of Thermococcus sp. harbors:
- a CDS encoding NDP-sugar synthase: MKAVILAGGRGTRLLPLTVYRPKPMIPFFNRPLMEYALENLIKAGVDEVYVLVGYLKERIIDYFGDGSRWGIEIHYSNGDNIKLGTAGATRKVVKHMDDSFFVVSSDVLTNLDLRALYEYHREKGALATIALSRVDDPTQYGIAIIDGEGRILRFKEKPKPEEAFSNLVNAGIYVFEPETFDLVPEGKNFDFSKDLFPLMLENSLPLYGFPFSEYWNDVGRPSSYLQATEDVFLGRLILPQIKTETLKGNLEYGGALFTGRRCILRRPEIRGFAVIGDDVKIGRNVKIERSVIFSGATIEEGSEIREAIIGENVHIGKGVIIQPGSVIGDNTLIEDFSKIGSNVKIWVESRIGRESIVLPD, from the coding sequence ATGAAGGCAGTGATTCTGGCCGGGGGAAGGGGAACGAGGTTACTTCCGCTCACTGTCTATAGACCCAAACCAATGATACCCTTCTTCAACAGACCCCTCATGGAGTACGCCCTTGAGAACCTGATAAAGGCGGGAGTTGACGAGGTTTACGTTCTGGTCGGCTATTTGAAGGAGCGCATAATTGACTACTTCGGGGACGGGAGCAGGTGGGGAATTGAAATCCACTACTCCAACGGGGACAACATAAAGCTGGGAACTGCCGGGGCAACAAGGAAGGTTGTAAAGCACATGGATGATTCTTTCTTCGTGGTTTCGAGCGATGTCCTCACGAACCTCGACCTCAGGGCCCTCTACGAGTACCACAGGGAAAAGGGTGCCCTGGCGACAATAGCGCTGTCGAGGGTTGATGACCCAACCCAGTACGGAATAGCGATAATCGACGGTGAGGGAAGGATACTCCGTTTTAAGGAGAAGCCCAAGCCGGAGGAGGCATTCAGCAACCTCGTAAACGCCGGCATCTACGTCTTTGAGCCAGAGACCTTCGACCTCGTCCCGGAGGGGAAAAACTTCGACTTCTCAAAGGACCTCTTTCCCCTAATGCTGGAGAACAGCCTGCCCCTGTACGGCTTTCCTTTCAGCGAGTACTGGAACGACGTTGGAAGGCCCTCCAGCTACCTTCAAGCAACGGAGGACGTCTTCCTCGGAAGACTCATCTTACCACAGATAAAAACCGAAACCCTCAAGGGCAACCTCGAATACGGAGGGGCGCTCTTCACGGGAAGGAGATGCATTCTGAGAAGGCCTGAGATCAGGGGGTTTGCGGTGATAGGAGACGATGTGAAGATAGGGAGAAACGTTAAAATTGAGCGCTCCGTTATCTTCTCAGGGGCGACCATAGAGGAAGGAAGCGAAATCAGGGAGGCGATAATAGGAGAAAACGTCCACATAGGCAAGGGCGTCATAATACAGCCCGGAAGCGTTATAGGGGATAACACCCTGATAGAGGATTTCAGCAAGATTGGCTCGAACGTCAAAATCTGGGTTGAATCAAGGATTGGAAGGGAAAGTATAGTACTCCCTGACTGA
- a CDS encoding phospho-sugar mutase, protein MEVYYSQRFNPEELALLGRAIGTVSHGTIVVGRDGRAISRYGKRAMVVGIVSTGSTIMDVRLIPLIALKDFAHRKGLPLAYVYYYNGVRVYVSGIDVEEIETILESRSFIEAHPNDIGATVYYPNALDDFLHEVFKHYNFKVGGKALVDAMNTPAVLFFPRMSDHFGFEVELMNDMMTSYLPPKPKEVFLHKLAKGDYTFGLRFRPEGIVEFHHRGEEKEFGSIWKLLDHMKSVL, encoded by the coding sequence GTGGAGGTGTACTACTCCCAGAGGTTTAACCCCGAGGAGCTTGCCCTTCTCGGAAGGGCCATAGGAACGGTCTCCCACGGCACGATAGTGGTCGGAAGGGACGGAAGGGCCATATCAAGGTACGGAAAGAGGGCAATGGTAGTGGGCATAGTGAGCACGGGCTCCACAATAATGGACGTCCGCCTAATTCCGCTGATAGCCCTGAAAGACTTCGCCCACAGAAAGGGCCTCCCGCTGGCCTACGTCTATTACTACAACGGCGTCCGCGTCTACGTCAGCGGGATAGACGTTGAGGAGATAGAGACAATCCTAGAAAGCAGGAGCTTCATAGAGGCCCATCCCAACGACATAGGTGCGACGGTCTATTATCCCAACGCGCTGGACGACTTCCTCCACGAAGTCTTCAAGCACTACAACTTCAAGGTCGGGGGTAAGGCCCTCGTCGATGCCATGAACACGCCGGCGGTGCTCTTCTTCCCGCGCATGAGCGACCACTTCGGCTTCGAGGTCGAGCTGATGAACGACATGATGACAAGCTACCTCCCGCCCAAGCCCAAGGAGGTATTCCTCCACAAGCTGGCCAAGGGGGACTACACCTTCGGCCTCAGGTTCCGGCCGGAGGGAATCGTCGAGTTCCACCACAGGGGCGAGGAGAAGGAATTTGGAAGCATCTGGAAGCTCCTCGACCATATGAAGAGCGTCCTCTGA
- the tmk gene encoding dTMP kinase, which produces MGTFIVLEGIDGAGKSTQARLLAEWFEERGYEVVLTKEPTDTAFGKLIRRLVLTGGREGIIDGAKISHEAEALLFAADRAEHVDKLIRPALQAGKVVISDRYFYSSLAYQWARGLDLEWLIDLNRFAVRPDLVVLLDLPVRESMKRLRSRRIKSEFDKIFELQKRVRENYLKLAEMFPEIKIVNALDDVETVHQQVVALVETLLGE; this is translated from the coding sequence GTGGGAACGTTCATAGTGCTTGAGGGCATCGACGGTGCCGGCAAGTCAACGCAGGCCAGACTTCTGGCGGAGTGGTTTGAGGAGAGGGGATACGAGGTCGTCCTTACGAAGGAGCCGACGGATACGGCCTTTGGAAAGCTCATAAGGAGGCTCGTTCTCACCGGCGGGAGGGAAGGCATAATAGACGGTGCTAAAATAAGCCACGAGGCCGAGGCTCTCCTCTTCGCGGCCGACAGGGCGGAGCACGTTGACAAGCTGATAAGACCGGCTCTGCAGGCAGGAAAGGTCGTGATATCTGACAGGTACTTCTACTCCTCGCTGGCCTATCAGTGGGCCAGGGGGCTCGACTTGGAGTGGCTCATAGACCTGAACCGCTTCGCCGTGAGGCCCGATCTGGTGGTGCTCCTTGATTTACCCGTGAGGGAGAGCATGAAAAGGCTCAGGAGCAGGAGGATAAAGAGCGAGTTCGACAAGATATTCGAGCTCCAGAAGAGGGTCAGAGAAAACTACCTGAAGCTCGCCGAGATGTTCCCGGAGATTAAAATAGTGAACGCCCTCGACGACGTTGAAACCGTCCACCAGCAGGTTGTCGCCCTCGTGGAAACCTTGCTGGGAGAATAG
- a CDS encoding FAD-dependent oxidoreductase → MVWRMKYDVVIIGASAGGITTAIAARRFYPDKSVLVVKKEEIGMIPCGIPYVFGTLGSVEDDVLPLERFLEPLGVDILTDEVVEVDPKRKVIKTSSRKEIGWEKLVIATGSKPVKPEFPGSDLEGVYTVPKDYHYLKELRERVDDAERIVIIGGGFIALEVGDEIRKLGKDVTIVVRSRLLRSSFDPEFSEMVEERLKEEGVKVVKGQLERVLGDGKVEGVKLIDGRELPADLVIFSIGYRPNVELAVKAGLRVTRYGIWTDEYMRTSCPDIFAVGDCVEHRDFFTGKPYPLMLASTATFEARIAGANLFKLQIVRENRRTIGAYSTHVAGLTLAAAGLTEEKAREEGFEVIVGYGKGPDRHPAKFPDTSMVTVKLIFSRDRGAILGAQIAGGKSVGEMINILALAIQKRLTASELYTLQIATHPLLTASPVGYQILQAAEDALAKLRAGP, encoded by the coding sequence GTGGTATGGAGGATGAAGTACGACGTCGTGATAATAGGCGCGAGTGCCGGGGGAATAACGACCGCAATAGCTGCAAGGCGCTTTTACCCCGACAAGAGCGTCCTCGTTGTTAAGAAGGAAGAAATTGGCATGATACCCTGCGGAATTCCCTACGTCTTCGGAACCCTTGGGAGTGTTGAGGACGACGTCCTGCCTCTTGAGAGGTTTCTGGAGCCCCTCGGGGTGGACATCCTCACGGACGAGGTGGTGGAGGTAGACCCGAAGAGGAAGGTCATTAAGACTAGCTCGAGAAAGGAGATTGGCTGGGAGAAGCTTGTCATTGCAACTGGCTCAAAGCCGGTAAAGCCCGAGTTTCCGGGGAGCGACCTTGAAGGTGTTTACACGGTTCCCAAGGACTACCACTACCTCAAGGAGCTCCGCGAGAGGGTTGATGATGCTGAGAGGATAGTCATAATCGGCGGTGGCTTCATAGCCCTCGAAGTCGGGGACGAGATAAGGAAGCTTGGTAAGGATGTTACCATAGTGGTCAGGAGCAGGCTCCTGAGGAGCTCCTTTGACCCCGAGTTCAGTGAGATGGTCGAGGAGAGGCTTAAGGAGGAGGGGGTAAAGGTCGTTAAGGGCCAGCTTGAGCGCGTCCTCGGTGATGGAAAGGTTGAAGGCGTAAAACTCATAGACGGCAGGGAGCTTCCCGCCGACCTCGTGATATTCTCCATCGGCTACCGTCCCAACGTCGAGCTGGCTGTTAAGGCGGGTTTGAGGGTCACTCGCTACGGCATCTGGACGGATGAATACATGAGAACCTCCTGCCCGGACATCTTTGCCGTCGGCGACTGCGTTGAGCACCGCGACTTCTTCACGGGTAAGCCCTACCCCCTCATGCTGGCATCAACGGCGACATTTGAGGCGAGGATTGCCGGCGCGAACCTCTTCAAGCTCCAAATCGTGAGGGAGAACAGGAGAACCATAGGTGCCTACTCAACCCACGTGGCCGGGCTGACTTTAGCGGCGGCCGGACTTACCGAGGAAAAGGCTAGGGAGGAGGGCTTTGAGGTAATAGTCGGCTACGGAAAGGGGCCCGACAGGCATCCGGCGAAGTTCCCGGATACTTCTATGGTTACGGTGAAGCTCATATTCTCCCGCGACAGGGGTGCTATACTTGGTGCTCAGATAGCCGGCGGAAAGAGCGTTGGCGAGATGATAAACATCCTTGCCCTTGCCATACAGAAGAGGCTCACCGCGAGCGAGCTGTACACGTTGCAGATAGCGACCCATCCGCTCCTGACGGCTTCCCCTGTCGGCTACCAGATACTTCAGGCTGCTGAAGACGCACTGGCGAAGCTTAGAGCCGGCCCCTGA
- the mtnP gene encoding S-methyl-5'-thioadenosine phosphorylase: MPRIAIIGGSGVYDPKLLQNVREEFVSTPYGKVRVKVGEYEGEEVVFLARHGEKHAVPPHKINYRANIWALYELGVERILSTSAVGSLNLDMKPGDFVVLDQLMDFTKTRHYTFYDGEESPHDRKFVAHVDFTEPYCPELRKALISSARELGFRYHPAGTYACMEGPRFETRAEIRALKILGADVVGMTQCPEAVLARELEMCYASVAIVTNFAAGISREKLTHREVVELMARKGEEIKLLLMKAIKYIPRERRCPCKDALKGATGE; the protein is encoded by the coding sequence ATGCCTAGGATAGCCATAATTGGAGGCTCCGGTGTCTACGACCCAAAGCTTCTCCAGAACGTTAGGGAAGAGTTCGTGAGCACACCCTACGGAAAGGTCAGGGTCAAGGTTGGGGAATACGAAGGCGAGGAAGTGGTCTTTCTTGCCAGACACGGCGAAAAGCACGCGGTTCCGCCCCATAAGATAAACTACCGCGCCAACATCTGGGCGCTATATGAACTCGGCGTCGAGAGAATTCTCTCAACCTCAGCTGTCGGCTCCCTCAATCTGGACATGAAGCCTGGCGACTTTGTAGTCCTTGACCAGCTCATGGACTTCACAAAAACCAGGCACTACACATTCTACGACGGCGAGGAAAGCCCCCACGACAGGAAGTTCGTGGCTCATGTTGACTTCACGGAGCCGTACTGTCCCGAGCTCAGGAAGGCCCTCATCAGTTCGGCGAGGGAGCTGGGCTTCAGGTATCATCCAGCTGGAACCTACGCCTGCATGGAGGGTCCGCGCTTCGAGACGAGGGCAGAGATAAGGGCCTTAAAGATACTCGGTGCCGACGTCGTGGGAATGACCCAGTGTCCGGAGGCGGTTCTCGCGAGGGAGCTTGAGATGTGTTACGCCAGCGTTGCGATAGTGACCAACTTCGCGGCTGGAATAAGCAGGGAGAAGCTAACCCACAGAGAGGTCGTCGAACTCATGGCCCGGAAGGGCGAGGAAATCAAGCTCCTCCTCATGAAGGCCATCAAGTACATTCCGAGGGAAAGACGCTGTCCCTGCAAGGACGCCCTTAAGGGTGCAACGGGCGAATGA
- a CDS encoding signal recognition particle protein Srp54 produces the protein MALERLGKALNNALRKLARSSTVDEATIKEVVRDIQRALLQADVNVRLVLQLTKTIQKRALEEEPPAGVSKKEHIIKIVYEELTKFLGTEAKPLEIKEKPTVILTVGIQGSGKTTSVAKLARYLQKRGYKVGVVCSDTWRPGAYQQLKQLLDPYGIEVFGDPQEKDAVKLAREGVEYFRKKGVDVIIVDSAGRHKEEKGLIEEMRQISEAIKPHEVILVIDGTIGQQAYNQAMAFKEATPIGSIIVTKLDGSAKGGGALSAVAATGAPIKFIGTGERIDDLEPFDPKRFVSRLLGLGDIQGLLEKIEELQKQQEFREEDLEKFLRGKFNLKDMYAQLEAMQKMGPLKQILQMIPGLGYSLPEDAVRVGEEKLKRYRVIMDSMTEEELENPSIINYSRIKRIARGSGTSTAEVRELLNQYNQMKKMFKGMNKRKLARLAKNFNFGGFGV, from the coding sequence ATGGCACTTGAAAGGTTAGGGAAGGCCCTCAACAACGCCCTCAGGAAGCTCGCCCGCTCAAGCACCGTTGACGAGGCGACGATAAAGGAAGTCGTGAGGGACATCCAGAGGGCCCTTTTACAAGCGGATGTTAACGTCAGGCTCGTTCTTCAGCTCACGAAGACGATTCAGAAGAGGGCCCTTGAGGAAGAGCCTCCCGCCGGAGTCTCGAAGAAGGAGCACATAATAAAGATAGTTTACGAGGAGCTGACTAAGTTCCTTGGAACCGAGGCGAAGCCCCTTGAGATAAAGGAAAAGCCCACGGTTATCCTCACGGTAGGCATTCAGGGCTCAGGAAAGACCACGAGCGTCGCCAAGCTCGCCCGCTACCTGCAGAAGAGGGGCTACAAAGTTGGCGTTGTCTGCTCCGACACGTGGCGCCCGGGTGCCTACCAGCAGTTGAAACAGCTCCTCGACCCCTATGGAATAGAGGTCTTCGGTGACCCGCAGGAGAAGGATGCAGTCAAGCTTGCCAGGGAGGGCGTGGAGTACTTCAGGAAGAAGGGAGTTGACGTCATCATCGTTGACTCCGCCGGAAGGCACAAGGAGGAGAAGGGCCTCATAGAGGAGATGAGGCAGATAAGTGAGGCCATAAAACCCCATGAGGTCATACTCGTCATAGACGGCACGATAGGCCAGCAGGCCTACAACCAAGCAATGGCCTTCAAAGAGGCAACGCCAATAGGCTCGATAATAGTCACGAAACTCGACGGTTCTGCGAAGGGTGGGGGTGCTCTCTCCGCTGTCGCGGCTACCGGGGCACCTATAAAGTTCATAGGAACGGGCGAGAGAATAGATGACCTTGAACCATTTGACCCGAAGCGCTTTGTCTCAAGGCTTCTCGGTCTCGGGGACATTCAAGGACTCCTTGAGAAGATAGAGGAGCTCCAGAAACAGCAGGAGTTCAGGGAGGAAGATCTGGAGAAGTTCCTCCGGGGTAAGTTCAACCTCAAGGACATGTACGCCCAGCTGGAGGCAATGCAGAAGATGGGGCCGTTGAAGCAGATACTCCAAATGATACCCGGCCTGGGTTACTCCCTGCCCGAGGATGCCGTCAGGGTCGGCGAGGAGAAGCTCAAGAGGTACAGGGTGATAATGGATTCAATGACCGAGGAGGAGCTTGAGAACCCGTCTATAATCAACTATTCGAGGATAAAGCGCATAGCCCGGGGTTCGGGTACGAGCACGGCTGAAGTAAGGGAGCTTTTGAACCAGTACAACCAGATGAAGAAGATGTTTAAAGGCATGAACAAGAGGAAACTGGCCAGACTGGCCAAGAACTTCAACTTCGGGGGGTTTGGGGTATGA
- a CDS encoding Lrp/AsnC ligand binding domain-containing protein, whose product MMEAFVLIVVKPGNEEKVFERVREDPRVKEAYRVYGEYDIVIRVEVPDIGELDRFHDDVLRRIQDIEMTETLIASTYRG is encoded by the coding sequence ATGATGGAGGCCTTTGTCCTTATAGTTGTTAAACCCGGGAACGAAGAGAAGGTCTTCGAGCGGGTCAGGGAAGACCCCCGCGTCAAGGAGGCCTACAGGGTGTATGGGGAGTACGACATAGTGATTCGCGTCGAGGTTCCCGACATAGGAGAGCTCGACAGATTCCACGATGACGTCCTCAGGCGCATACAGGACATTGAGATGACGGAGACGCTAATAGCAAGCACCTACCGGGGGTGA
- a CDS encoding YkgJ family cysteine cluster protein has protein sequence MEKRWMATIDLETLEVRADPEFRFKCLDNCGKCCEVLEIPLRDEDIARIEELGYNAWEFVDYEKLFYRGDKFLGYALKKRPFDDACVFLDPDTKRCRIYSHRPLACRLYPFIFVRNGKKMEVYVRMDSFCPGINHPNGEPVTREFLLKEYGDVIKEYRAKVLNE, from the coding sequence TTGGAAAAGCGCTGGATGGCCACTATAGACCTCGAAACCCTTGAGGTCAGAGCCGACCCGGAGTTCAGGTTCAAGTGCCTCGACAACTGCGGTAAGTGCTGTGAGGTGCTTGAGATACCCCTGCGCGACGAGGACATAGCCCGGATAGAAGAGCTGGGCTACAACGCCTGGGAGTTTGTGGACTACGAGAAGCTCTTCTACAGGGGGGACAAGTTCCTCGGCTATGCCCTCAAGAAGAGACCCTTTGACGACGCCTGCGTCTTTCTTGACCCCGATACTAAGAGGTGCAGGATATACTCCCACCGTCCCCTGGCCTGCAGGCTTTACCCCTTCATCTTCGTGAGAAACGGAAAGAAGATGGAAGTCTACGTCAGAATGGACTCATTCTGTCCCGGAATAAACCATCCCAATGGAGAGCCCGTGACGAGGGAGTTTCTCCTGAAAGAGTACGGGGATGTGATCAAAGAGTACCGGGCCAAAGTTTTAAACGAGTGA
- a CDS encoding phosphoribosyltransferase family protein → MSQLKSVQEKLRLIRILRLLKKSYTYEELSRITGLPITVLNRYVRGKVLPSAERTRELLNLLLPYINIEEEVRKRIKFDERGFFDNMPVLSDTALMSLIAEEVAGRYLDRDVDKVLTAETDGIVLGTHIARELGVDIVYAKKKKEVGVEKFYEASYVPSASGSVMTLYLPYWALRKGEKVLIVDDVIRSGETQKALVELTRQAGAKPVGMFFLVSVGDILEYLKDEYDFPVESLIRLD, encoded by the coding sequence GTGAGCCAGCTAAAGTCCGTCCAAGAGAAGCTCCGTCTCATAAGGATTCTCCGATTACTCAAAAAGAGCTACACCTACGAGGAGCTCTCAAGGATAACGGGACTGCCGATAACTGTCTTGAACAGATACGTCAGGGGAAAGGTTCTCCCCAGTGCTGAGAGGACGAGGGAGCTCCTGAACCTCCTGCTCCCCTACATAAACATCGAGGAAGAGGTCAGGAAGAGGATAAAGTTCGACGAGAGGGGCTTCTTCGACAACATGCCCGTGCTGAGCGATACGGCTCTGATGAGCCTCATAGCGGAAGAGGTTGCAGGGAGATACCTCGACAGGGACGTGGACAAGGTTCTCACCGCCGAAACCGACGGCATCGTTCTCGGGACGCACATAGCGAGGGAACTAGGGGTTGACATCGTCTACGCCAAGAAGAAAAAGGAAGTTGGAGTCGAGAAGTTCTACGAGGCCAGCTATGTTCCCAGCGCCTCGGGAAGCGTCATGACGCTATACCTCCCATACTGGGCCCTGCGGAAAGGTGAAAAAGTCCTGATAGTTGACGACGTCATAAGGAGCGGGGAAACCCAGAAGGCCCTCGTAGAACTGACGAGACAGGCCGGGGCAAAGCCGGTGGGCATGTTCTTCCTTGTCAGCGTCGGAGACATCCTTGAGTACCTGAAGGACGAATACGACTTCCCAGTTGAAAGCCTGATAAGGTTGGATTGA